The DNA window GAAGATCCGGTTGGAGTGCTCAGGAGTTTGCAGGACAGTTAGGCAGTTGGGAGTGGGTTGATCAGTGAAGGAGGAGGAGTGACAGGATCAAGAGCTGTAGGTGAATATACTTATCTGCAGTGTTTTAAAGATTCAAGTTCTGAATAGTTAAACTGCCTCCTCAGCATATCTACCTGCTGCTTCAAAGATCAGATCCTTTGGGGAGGGGAATCCCCAACTGTGCAAAGATGATGGTTGGGGGTCTTTTACAAATAATACCTTCTGATAAAGAGAATTACACACaagtgatttaattattttttttaaaaggggaggaATTTGGTAATAGGCTTCTGTGCCTGAAGGCTGAAAATCTCCTGggatttctataaaaaaaaaaaaaaatacagagacattttttgttccaaacacagaaaagggaaacactgtttttcaacaaaatgcaACCTAGTGACAAAGCTTTAAtgcttttcaaagatgctgaacaCTCACAGCTAGGagatgcagatgctcagcacctctgaaaattagacccAATATGTGTAAATTGGAACCAAGatttaacttttattaaaaaaaaaaaaataagagggtTAGGACACATCTCaataacaaaagcaaaaaaaacaaacaaaccaaagtaCAAAGATATTCAAATATAGTTAAGGGAGAAGAAGAGAATTAGGCTACTCTCCACCTGAAGTAGATAAGAGGCTAACACCGATAGACTAAACCTGGGTTTGGGTCACAATGCTAAATGCAAGCAATAGTTCTTTGAATAAGTATGTAGAGAATTCCATGTGGTTGCCTCGCAAATTTCCTGGACAAGTAGTGAGGCTGGCTATCATCACTAACAGGCCTCTAACTACCTATCCCAGAGGTAGGCAAAGTACGGTCCGCGGGCCACATCGAgcccacaggaccgtcctgccaggccctgagctcctggccagggaggctagctcccagcccctcccccactgtccctcctCCCATGCAGCCACCCggcttgtgcccacccacctcccaggctttccaataagcctgtcctgccactctgagtggcatggtaaggggcagggggattggataaggggcaggaagtCCCGGGGGTAGTCAGgcggcggttggatggggtggaggtacGGGGGggaggtcaggagacagggagcagtgggggttggatgggggctgaggtcccgggagggggaggcagggagcagggggagttggatgggagtggggtcccaggaggaggtggtcagggggcctgtcaaggggcaggggtgtggataggggtcggggcagtcaggggacaaggagcagggagggttggctaggcggtggggtcctggggggggcggttaggggacaaggagtggggtgaGGCGGTTTGGAtaggttggaggttctgaggcgggcggggagtgggagggggcggatagggagtgggggccagcctgtttgcagaggcacagccttccctaccctacCCAGCCCTTGATACCATTTTGCAATCTCAATggggcccttgggccaaaaagtttgcccaaccctgacATATCGGATACCCTCACATGACCCTGAATGTTCAGGCATGCAAACAATGAGAAATGCATTCAGACAGACATTTAGAcgtgtggattttctgatgtagTTTGACCTACTATACTGAAATCAACTGAAACAAAGAGCTGGGTGGACAAGGTTTAGTCCATTccacataaaagaaaaggagtacttgtggcaccttagagactaacgaatttattagagcataagctttcgtgagcaacagctcacttcatcggatgcatttggtggaaaaaacagaggggagatttatatacacacacacagagaacatgaaacaatgggtttatcatacacactgtaagtgtGTCGTAgtgtaccgtagtgtccaggaagtggatctcttgtgtggactggtccaggctgaggttgatggtgggatggaaattgttgaaatcatggtggaattcctcaagggcttcttttccatgggtccagatgatgaagatgtcatcaatgtagcgcaagtagagtaggggcattaggggacgagagctgaggaagcgttgtttccatcccaccatcaacctcagcctggaccagtccacacaagagatccacttcctggacactacggtgctaataagcgatggtcacataaacaccaccctatatcggaaacctactgaccgctattcctacctacatgcctctagctttcatccagatcataccactcgatccattgtctacagccaagcgctacgatataaccgcatttgctccaacccctcagacagagacaaacacctacaagatctctatcatgcattcctacaactacaatacccacctgctgaagtgaagaaacagattgacagagccagaagagtacccagaagtcacctactacaggacaggcccaacaaagaaaagaacagaacgccactagccatcaccttcagcccccaactaaaacctctccaacgcatcatcaaggatctacaacctatcctgaaggacgagccatcactctcacagatcttgggagacagaccagtccttgcttacagacagccccccaatctgaagcaaatactcaccagcaaccacacaccacacaacagaaccactaacccaggaacctatccttgcaacaaagcccgttgccaactctgtccacatatctattcaggggataccatcatagggcctaatcacatcagccacactatcagaggctcgttcacctgcgcatctaccaatgtgatatatgccatcatgtgccagcaatgcccctctgccatgtacattggccaaactggacagtctctacgcaaaagaatgaatggacacaaatcagacgtcaagaattataacattcaaaaaccagttggagaacacttcaatctctctggtcactcgatcacagacctaagagtggctatacttcaacaaaaaagcttcaaaaacagactccaacgagagactgctgaattggaattaatttgcaaactggatacaattaacttaggcttgaatagagactgggaatggatgagtcattacacaaagtaaaactatttccccatggtatttctccctcccaccccaccccccactgttcctctgatattcttgttaactgctggaattagcctaccttgcttgtcaccgtgaaaggttttcctccttttccccccccctgctgctggtgatggcttatcttaagtgatcactctccttacagtgtgtatgataaacccattgtttcatgttctctgtgtgtgtgtatatataaatctcccctctgttttttccaccaaatgcatccgatgaagtgagctgttgctcacgaaagcttatgctctaataaatttgttagtctctcaggtgccacaagtactccttttctttttgcgaatacagactaacacggctgctactctgaaatccattccACATAAAAGTAGTATGATGAAAATCAGTGATATATGCCCTAGCCTCGATCTACTCGTCCAATGTAACCAACAAATGGTTCACttcttgaacatttttttttcttctaaaaaagcaaaacaggaagcagttagcttaaaaaaaaaaattaagataaaccTACTTGGTATTACAAAAAAGGGAGGTAAAGGAAACAAAGTGTATAAGAGAGCTCTCTTCTGTGAACAGATAAAAAGGGAATTGACAATGGAGGCAGTTTCTGCCTGGCTGTTATAGCTCATCAGCAGTTAGGCATGTGACACCTGCTGGTGAGAAAATTTAGAGGCTCAGCATGTGGAGTTAAGAAAGTTCTGACCCAAGTCACACACATAGAAGCACAGACCCAAAAGTTGGGATCCATTACTCAATATTTACCTTTAGAGAATAGGAATTTCAAGCCccacaaagtaaataaaattcAGACAAACTAAACTATCAGTCCTAGTCCATGCATTACCAGAATCATAGATTCCTTGGACCATTTTTCCTTGGggtaaaaaaaacagtaaaatctACATTAAAATCTATAAACAACCACATAAATAACACTTTCAGAGGCAGTTGGGTAATTTTCATATGCTGGgagattttctgtgttttttttttaatgaccgtTTATTACAGTGGCATGCTGTGAACctataatattaatataatattaatttaaaatttttgagAAAGGATTTAATACAAACTACAAAGAAAACATCAGTGTAAAATGTCACAACAGTGTTTATCCAGATGCATTCAGTTTAAGAATGATTTCCATTTGTACATTCAACACATACTAATTGAAGTTCTTTTTCAAAGTGGAATGGTTGACAGTATGGTAAATTTGTTGATGAACAGAAGCTCTACCCCTTAAGCTTGCTTAACAGACAGATCAAACTTGGCAGCAACCCAGTATGTTTCAGTTGTTCCTCTCCAATGGCATTTACCAGCATCCTGTGTATAAGCAACTAtaacagggtgggcaaactacggctcggggcccgcatccagcccttcagacgttttaatctggtcctcgagctcctgccagggagcagggtccagggcttgccccgctccattGCTGCAGCTGGGGAGTGAGGTTgcgggcttgccccgctccgagTGTGACGTGGCTCcgtgcggctcccggaagcagcgacatgtcccacctctggctcctaaatgtaagggcagccaggggactccgcatgctgcccctgcagctccaattcGCTGGGAACCACGTAGGAAACGgagcggggacatgccactgcttccgggagctgcttaaggtaagcgttgcctggagcctgccctcccgaccccttgccccagccttgatccctctcctgccctccgaacccctcggtcccagcctggagcaccctcctgtacccccaacccctcatccccaccccagagtctgcacccccagccggagccctctcacacacacccgcacctcaaccccctgccccagcccggagccccttcccacaccctgaactcttcatttctggccccaccccagagcccgcacccccagctagagccctcagcccctcccgcaccccaacccccaattttgtaagcattcatggcttcccatacaatttccatacccagatatggcccttgggctaaaaagtttgcccatccatGAACTATAGGCTTGATCCTGTAAGTTCTCTACCTGCAGAACTCTGACTGAAGTTTGTGAGAGCCCCCTGTATGGAGCATTTGCCAGATCCTATTACTtgttaaataacacttcctgctAAAATGAGCTTTTTATTAATAATCAGCCCTTCTTGTAAAGAGTAAAACAGAATTTGCTCATGCACTCACCTGTTTTATACTGTGTGTTATAAACCAGACCATGAAGATTCTTGAACTCACTTGGACCCCAGTCACAAGCACAGAGGTGCGAACTAttccttaaaaagagaaatacatTATCTATGTTCCATAATTCATGTTTGTAATCAGTTAAGTGAGAAATTTAGAGCAAAAGACTCACCAACTGCACAGTGGACTACctgtcaataaaaataaatataaattaaagtcACTGGTTTAAAATCATTTTACTGTTTGCAGTATAAACAAAGACATTGCTGCTGTTAACATAAATCTAAGCTTACTCCTAGTCCTTTACTCCTTATTCAGACTACACTTTCATTGACTTTATCGTGAGCAAAAATTAAGAtcttaaggccaaattctgtgagGTGCCAAGGACCCTGAATTCCTATGCTGCActcctcacaggatcaggcctttgattTGTAATACCACTGAATCAAGACTGACTTGCTTACCAAAGGAACTTTTACATAAGGCTGATtttcatacacatacatacaccttGCTCTTCAGCTTCAAAACCAAACCTCAGTTTCACATGCAACATCTTATCCAGATCAGAATTCTTCTGGAAAATTTAAAGCAAGATACATACGGTATTTCAGATatacaagaattttaaaatttttgttgttcattttagaagatttttattcattctttttcaaattaaatccTTGTCTAGTGTTGATGGGTTCAGGTAGAATTATTTAGAAGTGTAAAggtattattataatataaaaaccaaaacacaggTGACCATACATGTTAAAAGAGACACATGTATTATATACATACATCTGCTTGATGAATGTATTATATATCAATATCAGTCTGATGCATGCTTTGCCAAGTGCACTCAGCCTCCAGAGTGCTTTGCAAATGTGGAAAGTCATAGTTCAATGAAAGACTAGTAGCAAACCATATGGGGCATGTGGGTCCAGTCTGGAAGGAGCAAAAGAGAGAAAGCCATATGGGGGATAATGAGTCCAGTATGGGGAATGAGAGGGAAACAATCATCTGTCTAGGAAGGCAGGGTGTCTGCAAAGGAATAGGCTCCTAAGGAACGGAGTCCCTGTTTGGCTTGCAAGATCTGTCTCTGAGCAATtcttaagcatttttgaaaagcaAACAAATCCTAAGCAAATAATTTAGTAGCCTAGATTAATGTTACAATAGATATCCGTTCCCTTCAACcaacctcctctctcccccaaaaaaacaccttaaaaataaatgaagttagAAAGACTGGAAATTCTGAGACATTCTTTCATCCTTAACTCCATGttaatgaaggttttttttgctGAGGATAAATATTTTCCAATCAAGCAACGTGTAGCATTTAAAAATTTACCTCAAGCACAGCAAATGTCTGGAAAAATTTAAGTGTcttttgaatagttttgtataaGCCTTTGTATGTTCCTTTCTGCATGTAAAACCGTGCCATGGCAATAGCCAATACCAGCCACCTAGAAAAGAAAGAGAATGGATAATTTTCAAATGAGAATTCTAAGAACACTCAGGTATCTAAATTATTCATTACATTACTTTCATCTCAAATATTTGAAgaagaattttgatttttctacTGGAAAAGAGATTgacaatataatttaaaatatagcaAAATCCATTAACTATTTAGCTCCTGTACCCTACTTTGTGGAAAAGTATAGAGAGAATGTCTTGCTGCTCTTTGCAAAGAGCCCTCTTTGTTACATAGCTACGGTGTTCTCTTTTCCATGGTATGGACCATATCTTTATTATTCAGAGAGTATTAATTCACGTATATTAGCTGTTTTTAACATGACTtagcaggtaaaaaaaaaaaaaagatgccaaCTTCAGGTGCCAGCCACTCTCAATATACCAGCAGTTGTCCCCAACTGGAAAACCTCTGCACAACTCGGTGTAATGGTTCTAGTATAGACTACAATTCTTTTTCCAATATAATTTCAAATCCCAAATTGCTTATCATAGTTTCATAGCGTTAGGAAATTGAAAAATgtacatgaaatttaaaaaattatttgaatatatgtattttgttttttaaaacatattgaaaaGTAAGCACTGTGGCCAACATTTCCAACCTTagtctcaatcctgcaaggagctctgTGTGAGGGGACCCCTGAGAGTGGGGTTCTACCCACACAAAGCTCTTTGAAGGACCGGCGCATAGGGACTTAAGGCCAAGACTGGAAAAAGCAACTAGTGATTCTGAGTGCCTCAGTTTGTGGGTGTCCATTTTGAGACACCAATAAAGGGGttcaattttcagaaagtgt is part of the Dermochelys coriacea isolate rDerCor1 chromosome 2, rDerCor1.pri.v4, whole genome shotgun sequence genome and encodes:
- the HACD1 gene encoding very-long-chain (3R)-3-hydroxyacyl-CoA dehydratase 1 isoform X1, whose protein sequence is MGVRERQLRLSARLQPGPAPPPPRVSPPGRGQSMASSEEDGAGGGSLEEKEKGRKRRLGALATAWLIGYNIALTAGWLVLAIAMARFYMQKGTYKGLYKTIQKTLKFFQTFAVLEKNSDLDKMLHVKLRFGFEAEEQGSPLCSWNSSHLCACDWGPSEFKNLHGLVYNTQYKTEIPGDFQPSGTEAYYQIPPLLKKIIKSLVCNSLYQKVLFVKDPQPSSLHSWGFPSPKDLIFEAAGRYAEEAV
- the HACD1 gene encoding very-long-chain (3R)-3-hydroxyacyl-CoA dehydratase 1 isoform X2, encoding MGVRERQLRLSARLQPGPAPPPPRVSPPGRGQSMASSEEDGAGGGSLEEKEKGRKRRLGALATAWLIGYNIALTAGWLVLAIAMARFYMQKGTYKGLYKTIQKTLKFFQTFAVLEKNSDLDKMLHVKLRFGFEAEEQGSPLCSCSHLCACDWGPSEFKNLHGLVYNTQYKTEIPGDFQPSGTEAYYQIPPLLKKIIKSLVCNSLYQKVLFVKDPQPSSLHSWGFPSPKDLIFEAAGRYAEEAV